The nucleotide sequence GAGAAGCGTTAGCACTTGAAAAATAGTCTCCACTATAGCTGATGTTTTCCTGATGTTTCTCATTGGTTGAAACGACGACTTCAGGGTCCCATTCCACACCAAGGATATATCCTAGAACATATTGTGAGATATTGTTTCGATATTCGCCGCCAGCATGCCCTGGTACTTTTGGGATAGAAGCATTTCCGTTAACAATATCCACGACATTCTTGATTTCCTTCTTGAACGTATCGGTAACTTCAGGTGCATAGACATCTTGTTTAACCAACAACTGATCCTCATTTACCCACACGCCATGAAAAAGGAACAACGGTTTTTTGGCAATCTTGTTGTACTCATAAAAAGCCTCATAAAAGCCTGGCGGGTGGATCGTATAAACTCGGATAGCATTCGCGTTCATCTCACCAATCCGTTTGAACCACCGGAAGTATTCACTCTTAGAGATTGCTGTCTCTCCTGGGAAACTGCCAGGTTGGGCAATTCCCATGTTCACCCCTTTTATCAGTATGTCTTCCCATTTTCCATTCTGAAGAACTTGAAGATAATCCCCTTCTGCTCTTGCGTTGATCTTAATGTCATTCTTTTCTTCAACCTCAACACTTTGCTTGCTTCCATTAACAGGCCGGTCATTCTGTAAGATCGACTTCATTAAAGGCAAATACACTTTCCAATAGAACGTACTTCCCTGGCCGTCATCCAGCGCAAACTTTTGTTTAATCCAACTGATTCCCCATGTTTGATACAGTTCTGGAAGCTCCGCTTGATCAGCGTAATCTCCAGCAAAATAAGTAGCTTGATACGCAGCGTTTTGATGATGAATGATTGCTGGGAACACGGCAGGAATCTGGTATTTCTGAAGCTTTTCTTTCCCTGAATCACTTAACTTTAGTTCGTACTTGGCCATGACTTCTTCTTCAGAAAATGATTTTACGATATCAAACCAATAATGATAAGGAACAGAAACATCTAAACCGTACGTTTTCTCTCCATTCTTCGTAAAGAAGAACGATGCACCTTTTTCCTTCATGTCACGATCTTCTAAAACAACCATCTCGCCTCTTTCATGAACAAACAGCATGCCGCCATCTTTGAATGTCCACTCGTCATATCGTTCTTCGTAGTTCTTCTTCACCCATGACGGAACTTCTTTGCCGTTTAAATCTTTGAAATATCTGCCGATCCAGCCGGACCATTCCACGTTTAACAACTCGGAGATCCCTTCACGCGCTTCTTTTCCTGTCGGACTCGCGAATGTGTTAAATTCGGCGATCAGGTCTGTTTTTCCTGACATCACAGCACTTCTGATGTTCTCGACTTCTTTATTGGTCAAACCGCCGTCGACACTCGGTTTGTTATCTTGATCAATCCATTCCACGCCATAACTGTCCGCTATATAAAGGATTTTAGGCTTCTCTTCCTTATGAAACGGTGGTACAGAGCGGCTAAAATGTTTCGTCTCATCGTACGCTTCTCCATACATGTTCTGAACCTTCATATGGTTTAACGCCCATACTAACCCACTATGCTCACGGTACGTCTCTTCTTTCACGGTTTTATCCACGATCGCGACGTTCATTTCTTTTTCTTGTTTCAACCACCACACCCAAAACGGCGAAGTTATGAGTGCGATAACGAGAAAAATAAAGAGCAAAAAGAAACGTTTCCTTGATTTCTGCTGTGTATTCATTGTGAAATTCCCCCGGATATCCCTTTTCGCTTCATTTCTCCCCATGACTTCTTACCTCTGATCGCTTGGATCAACCCCTGGCAGCGCCAAACAACGGTTAACGGACGATACCAAAGCGTTTCCGTTAGAGAGTAGCCGAACAATTTTACAATGTCTGAGATTTTTGGATATTTTCTTAGACTCCACTCTTCTAAAATGACTGCTCCCATTGACGAAAGTGAACCTATCAGAACGGATAACAGGAAAAATAGCAAAGCCATTTCGATATAGATTCCTCCTAGAAAAAAGGAGAGGATGACAAACAGGTAACCACATAGTTCTACAACAGGGCCAGCCAGTTCAATCAGCCAAAAGTATGGAAGTGAGACCATCCCGATTGAACCGTATTTAGGGTTAAAAAGCATCTTCTTATGAATCCATAGACTATCGAACAATCCTCTATGCCAGCGGTTTCTCTGTCTGTGCAAATACTTCAGCTCTTCTGGAGCCTCTGTCCAGCAGACTGGATCTGGCACATAAACGATCTTTTTATTTTCTTTTTTATCTTTGATCAGCTTCTGAAGACGAACGACAAGCTCCATGTCTTCTCCGACCGTATCACGCTTATAACCGCCTGCTTCGATCACCCATTTTTTCGAAAACACGCCAAAGGCACCAGAGATGATCAAAAGCCAGTTATACCGGCTGAGGCCGATGCGTCCCATCAAGAATGCACGCAAATATTCAATCACCTGCATGATGACAATCGGATTTCTTGACAGACCGATGCTCTCTACTTGCCCCTCATGGATATCGCATCCGTTTGCGATTCGGATACTTCCGCCAGACGCGATCACCGTCTCATCTGAATCAATGATCGGTTTCATCACTTTTAGAAAGGCATCACGTTCAAGTACAGAATCACCATCCAACGAACAAAAATACGGATAGCTCGAGACATTAAGACCAGCGTTCAGTGCATCCGCTTTTCCGCCGTTCAACTTATCTACTAGCCATAGATTCGGATAGATAACAGATTGATAGACCCCTTTTATGGTCATGGTCTCGAGTCTTGTCTGAATGACCTTTTTCACCTTTTTCATCTGAAAGTGTTCGATCACCGTTTCAACCGTTCGGTCATTAGAACCATCGTTCACAACGATTACTTCAAACTCCGGATAGTTAATGCTTAAGAGCGAACGGACGCTTCCTTTGATTCCGAGTTCTTCGTTATACGCAGGCACGATAATTGAAACGGGTTTCGTGTAGCTCGCATCCATGTAATCTTCATACCGCTCGAATGAGTCGATCTTCTCCTCACGCTTCAACTGGAAAGCGGCAAGAACAAAAAGCAGACCATAAAAGAGAACAACCCCTGACATATAAAACAAAATAAACCAGCCAAAGACCCGAAGCAGTTCGAGCCATAACTGACTAATAACTGTAACCATCATCTATTCCTCTCTCGATCCATTCAGAAGCCATATCACGGGCAAACGTATCGTCACTCGTAAAGCGAATATCATATAATCGTTCAAGTCCATCTGTATAACTTAAAAAAGCTTTTGCGGCTTGAGCACGCACCATCCAAGATGAATCTCGAATAAGGGTATCCAGAACATCAAGACCGTTTACAACCCGTGTCTTGCCGATTACTTTCGCTGCCATCAATCGCTCTTCCCACTGATCAGATCGGGCGAATTGTTCAACGACATCTGAATCGGACAGGTACCCAACCTCTCCGATCGCCTTCATAGAGCGGATACGAATCTCAAAGCTTTCATCACTCAACTGACTTTCTAAGAACAGAACAAAATCTAGTTTCTTTTGAATGCCGATCATATCGATGATGGCAAGCTTCAAGCGGTCAGGATACAACAGATAATCATCGACAATTCTAATGAACGTCTTTTCGTTCATCCGATTTAAGATGCTTCTGTATTCTAAAACGGACAACGGAACAGCTACGGATTGGAACAGCTCAGATAATGCATCATCTTGATTGTTAGACAAACAACGAAAGATAATCAGCTTTTCTTCTTTTGTTGTCTTTTCATCACTTAACATTTGTTTCAGCACTTCCGATAACGCTCTCATCCTAAATCCATCAATTTTATATAAAACGTTCATCCTGCTGCTCCATTTATTCTGATGAAGGACCACTTTATATCGGTCGTGAAAGAGTTCATCGGCTAATTGTGAGATGCGCTCTTTTCCGTCTCCTTCAATTACGGTTGAATATTCGGTTAATAGTCGTTCAATTGCGATATATTTAATACTTGAATCTGGCACAAGGTGACGAGAGTTCTGTTGCTGATATAAATAAGCATAGACCGTCTTATGGATTTGCTCCATGTAGTTTTTTATCTCTTTTTCTTGAGAAATCTCAAATGCCTTTTTGATTACCAAATATAAAAACATACCGGTTAAAGCACTTAATAAAGCAATGGCCATCCATACTAGGAGCAAAATCTCTTGTGAAAGCATCATTTCACCCTCTGCACTAAAACTTTAACGCGTGCTTCTAGTTCACGGACACTGAAAGGTTTTGTTAAATAATCGTCTGCACCTAGGTTAAGTGCGCGTACGATATCGCCTTCCGCCTTTCGAGCGGTTAGCATTAGAATCGTATATCGGCTGCTGTCTGGATATTGACGCAGCTTTGTAAGAATTTCGATACCATCCATCTTCGGCAAAACGCCATCGAGTATGATCAAGTACTCGTCGTTGGTGTGATGCCACTCATCTTCAAAGAATGAAACACCATCTTGATACGTATATACCTCAAGTTCATACTTCTCTACTTCGAGCTCTTTAAAGAAACTCTCTAGCATTTTACGGATCACTTCAGAATCATCGATGATCGCAACTTTAAGCCGGCGTTTTTTCTCCGTTTGTTCAATTGCAGTTTCTACTCTGCCACGACCGTTTTCTTTTGCTGCATATAGAGCGCTGTCGGCAGTTCTTACCGCTTCCGATAAAGAAATGGGGCTGCTGACCTCATAAACACCTGCCGAAAACGATACGAAGAAGGAATGTTCTTGAAAAGTAAATACGTTTTGACTTAATTTTTCTAACAATCGACAAGCCGTATCTTTCGCTTCCATAAGTTTTGTATAAGGCATGAGGACTAGAAATTCCTCTCCACCGTATCTGACAACCACATCCTGACCTCGAAGGTTTGACTGTACAAAATCTGCAAATTTCACCAACACGTGATCACCCGCAGTATGACCATATGTATCATTGATTTTCTTAAAAAAATCGATATCGATCATGATGAGCGAAAAACTTTCTTTGTGCCTTGTATGTTCAGAAGAGATTCTTTGATACACATCATTTAGAAATTTCCGATTATAAACTTTCGTCAGCTCATCTTTCATAAGAGACTCTTTTACGCTTTTACTTCTCTTCAACTGCCGCTCTATTCTGGCAGCGAACTCGTCCCATTCCATTGTCTTTTCCATAAAATCGTCAGCACCAAGTTTATAAGCTTCAATACGTTGTGCTTTATCGTTAGACGAGCTGATGACGATCACGGGTATTAACTCATGAGCAAGCGTTTCTCTCACTTGTCTGATCAGTTCATCACCACCGAACTCAGTAGAATTACTCACAATCATACAATCGGGATGTAAGTCATAAAACATCGACAGTGCTTTTTCAATCGTCGGTGAAACGACAACCGCCCAGCCGTTGTTCTCTAATTTTTCTTTACTATGAATCAGATAGGGAATGTCTTGATCAACAATTAAAAGAAGAGGCTTATTTTGTTCTGAAAGCGGAGTATGTTCAGTAGGTACGGTTAAGACCTTACTCGGAGCAAACAAGTTCGTAACAGGACTCAAAAAGTGAACAGCATCATCAGAACTCCAGCTTTTTTGTTCCGCTTCATTTATTTTGTTCATCAATTGAGCAGCTGCGTTCGATATCTCTTGAAGAGAGATCGTACCCGCCGTCCCTGTGATCGTATGCAAGAATTGATGAAGCTCCTCGTTTGTTACGATGCTCTGCGCCTGTTTCCATTCATGTATTTGTTGCTTGATCTTTTTTTCAAGCATTAACTGATATTTTGATAATTTGGAATCCATATAAAAACTCCCTACAAAGGTGTTAGATGATACTTATTTATAATAATTTTAATTTATGTCGGTGACTAGTGATTTCGTACAGATTTTCAAAAAAGTTCCTTTTCTCCCACTATACCTTTACATCAAAAGAACTTTTAAACAAAACCATGTCATATTCATGGATTGTCCTTGTTCTTTTGTCTTACATCACAGGCATTCATGATATGAATTAGGAAAAAGGGTGGTGTTATATAGGGATTGCTTAAGTAAAACTAGCGTCTAAATACCTGCATTCCTGGTCTGTTTTAGTAGATAGTGGATGAATTGAAAATTGATAAGACTTTCCTCTTCTTTTCACTGCAACGAACCGTTATTCTTAAGAAAGAGATTATAGGGGATGGGGTTGAAAATCATGATAACGGAAAAGATATACGACCTTTTGGAAAAAGAACTCGTTGTGGCGCTCGGCTGTACAGAGCCAGTTGCGATCGCACTTGCTTCTGCAACTGCTAAACAATACATTGGTGGTGAAGTAACTGGGATCTCAGTAAAAGCGAGCGGAAACGTAATAAAGAATGCTTTATCTGTAGGTATTCCCGGCATGAATCATACCGGAATCGATTTTACAGCCGCTCTTGGTGTGATTGCAGGCGACCCGGCGAAAGAGTTACGCGTACTGGAAGGCGTGACGAAGAAAGAGGAAGATTACGCTGTGGCGCTTGTCCAGGGAGGTATTGTATCGGTTTCAACAGCTGCAGGAACTGAAAAATTATATATAGAAGTTGAACTGAAATCATCGTCCGATCAAGTTGTTGTAATCATATCAGGCGATCATACAAATGTAAGCTACATTTCTCATAACGGGCAGGTACTGGTTGATCAATCAAAACAAAGTCCCTCTTCTACGACAACCAAAGATTCTTTTCCTGAGCTATCCATTGAAGACTTATATGACTTTATCATCGCCGTTCCTCTATACCGATTGGATCTTGTTAAAAGAAGCGTGGAGTTAAACCGAGCGATTTGTGAAGAAGGCCTTGCTAACGAATATGGATTAAAAGTCGGAAAAACACTATACGATCAAACAAAAAAAGGCATTCTCTCCGACGATATTGCCACGTATAGCATGGCTCTGTCAGCTGCTGGTTCTGACGCGAGAATGGCTGGCTCCACGATGCCTGTAATGGCGAACTCCGGCAGCGGTAATCAAGGGATTGCTGTTACCATGCCTGTTGTAGCGGCTGCTGAAAAATTAGGTGCAACAGAAGAAAAAATGTTGCGCGCTGTGACCTTAAGTCATCTTTTATCGATCTATATGAAGTCAAAATTCGGACGATTATCTGCGCTTTGTGGCGTGACAGTTGCGGGTGCGAGTGCCTCAGCTGCCATCACCTACTTGCTGGATGATAACCTAGATAAAATGAAAGCTGCGATTCAAAACACGTTAGGCAATGTGAGTGGAATGGTGTGTGACGGAGCGAAAGCTGGCTGCGCCATGAAGGTGGCGACATGTTCGAGCGCTGCCGTTCAATCCGCTATCCTTGCGTCAAACGGGTTATGTATTCCATCCACGAACGGTTTTATCGAAGAAGATGTGGAACAGACGATTGAGAACTTCTGCAGGCTTGGGAATGAAACTTCGAGTACAACGGATTCTGTGCTGTTAGATATGATGGTGAACAAACAGCGCTAAAAATTTGAAATAAAGTGAAAAATCAACACAAAGTAGTATGATATCAACAATATCTTGTAGGATATCAACTTAAATTTGTCGGATATCAACAAACTTAGAACATATATCAACAATCGGAAAAAAAAGAGCTGATCATCGCGATCAGCTCTTTCTCATTTTATTCAGTTGCTAACTTATTAGATGATGGTTGCTCATCCTCATTGCCTTGTTCTTCAAAATCAACAGACTTTTCTTTTACGATGCGGCTCTTCCCTACCGATAACGCCACAACAATTCCAATCGCAATAAAGATCAGCCCAGTTAAGAACACACTTGAAAAAGATGTTGACCACACGTCTTTGATTGCTGCTATTACAGGTGTTTTTAGCTCATCAGGTAATGGTAATAATCCTGGGTTGATCAAGATCCCGAACATCGCGTCTGTCTTTTTCCCGATTTCTTGGAGTGCGTTCCCAAGAATCGGATTAGATGCGCTGTTTGCTGCATCACTCATTTTATCTGTAAGCGAGTGGTTCATTACTGCATTTAGAATCGTAATCCCTATCGTACCACCGATCGAACGGAAGAACGTTGATGCGGATGTTACTTCCCCAAGCTGGGATTTTGGAAACTCGTTTTGCACAGCGATCATCAGTGTTGGCATAACAAGACCCATACCGAATCCTAGAACAACCATGTACGCGTATGCTGTATACTCATTCGAGTCCACACCCATTGTGCTCATAAGGAAGAATCCAACGGCTGTAATCACCATACCTGCTGTGAGTACTGTTCTGAACTTAAGTTTTAATAGTAGCCTGCCACCGATAATACTTGCTGTGATAAGCGCAATCATCATCGGCGTCATTGTTGATCCTGCTTTTGTCGGGCTAACGCCTAAGATTCCTTGCATGTACATCGGTACGAACATGATGGCACCAAACATACCTAGACCAAGTAAAAATCCTAAGATGTTCGTTGTTGCAAAGACCCGATTTTTAAAGAGTGAAAGATTTAAGATTGGTTCAACTGCTCGTTTTTCAATAATGATAAACAACGCGAGAAGGACAATAAATCCGCTGAATAACAGGTAGCTTGTTGTTGACTGCCATTCAAATTTATCTCCGCCAAAGGTAAGACCTAAGAGCAGCAAGACAACTGCTGGAATCAGCGTGAAAATACCAAAGTAATCAATGTTCACTTTTCCTTTTGCAGCTCTAACTGTTTCGTTCTTCATTCCGATTACGATCATAGCTGTAGATATCATTCCAAATGGTACGTTGATTAAGAAGATCCAGTGCCAGCTGATATGATCAACCATAAGTCCACCGATAAAAGGACCGATTACAGAACTTAATCCGTAGATTGCACCGAACACTCCTTGCCATTTCGCACGCTGTTCAGCTGTAAAAATGTCTCCAATGATCGTTTGTGATAGAGGCATGATCATTCCTCCACCAATCCCTTGAAGACCACGATAAATAATCAGTTCTTCCATTGTATTTGCTGTTCCACATAGTGCAGAGCCTAATATAAAAATGAAGTTTCCAAGCAAATAAAGTTTTCTTCGTCCGTAAAGGTCAGAAAGTTTCCCTACGATTGGAACGACAGTTGTAGATGTAATCAAGTATGCGGTCGTCACCCAAGCAAAGATCGAAAATCCGTTCAAATCGGCAATAATCGTCGGCATTGCAGTACCAACAATGGTTTGTTCAAGTGCACTAAAGAACATCCCGATGATCAGACCCGCTAATATGAGTTTTGTGTTTAACGGTTTTTGTGCTGTTTCCATATATACTCTCCTTATAAAAGCTGAACGTTCAAGACTTTTGCGATTCGTTCACGCTCTTTTTCAATTCGTTTGATTTCTCGTAAATTGGCAAGCATGCCTTGAATGAGCATCTTTTGCGGCTGCTCTTTCTTTATTTCTTGCGCGATGAAATCAAGAACTTGAAAATAATCATTTCTCAAATCTTCGGCGATTAATTCTTGATCTATTAAATCCTTCATATTGTTAAGTAATTCTTTCACTTCTTCTTCAATGACTTCTTTTTCTGTCCATGGCTTTAACTTTCGATCCATGACTTGTTTGTCAATGATAGGAGCTCTTTTCGTTTGTTGAATCCCCGTAATGACATCGTCAAACCTTTCCATAAGATAAGGAGCAAAATTCTCCAGATCAACAGGCTCTTCATTGAACATAAATGCACGGATAAAAGACTGCTTCATCCCTTCACAGATCGTGATGATATCCGCTAAGTATGGTTTGATCTCCACACCATAAATTTGTAAAAAGTGGTTCTCATACCACTTGGACATCTCAAAGAAATTCTTGCGGATAAAAAGCTGAATGCCTTTAATAATGGATGCATTCTGCTCACGAAAATGCATCTGCATAAACGGTTTGTGTGCCATATAATTTTCAAGCTGCACCTTCAACTGCTTTTCCATCCGTTCTTTCGGGCATAAATCTTCACTTACTTGCTGCATGCCAGAACGCATTTTCTCACTATAATAATCAAAAATCTCTATTATTAACTCATCCTTAGATGGAAAATACGTATAAAATCCACCTTTTGAAATATTAAGTGCCGTTGCGATCTCTTGCACTGTAGTTGCATGAAATCCTTTTTCAGCAAACATCTCAATGGCTTTCTCTATGATTTCAACTCGCTTATCTTTTTTCATCCTTCACCTCTTTGACCGACTAGTCATTCAATAACATACGCTAGTATACTCCGTTTATGACCAGTCAGTCAAACAAAATTTTTATACCTTCACCACTTGGAATATGTGCTAAAATTATCCATATATAGAAATGAACTAGAGGAGTTCAGAATACGTGAAACAATTACATGTAATTGGTGAAGGAAGTACTGCGCAGATCGTCGCCCTTTCACCCGAAAAAGTGGCAAAACTCTTTTATGATCACGTACCAGATCATGCTATTGAACATGAATACATGATCGGTAAAAGGATCAGCGACACAGGACTTCCGGTACCTTTTGTATATCAAATCGAACATATCATAGAAAAAAGAGCGCTCATTTATGAAAGAATTAATGGTTTTACAATGACGAGTTACTTCGGCAGTCACCCCTGGCAGGCCATACACCTTATGAGACGAATGGCAAAACTTCAAGTAGGTGTTCATGAAAAAAAGCTTTCTTCCCTACCCGTTCAACGAGAGGTTTTATTAAGAAAGATTGAATCTGTTCATGAACTGAATAACGATGATAAAAGAAAAATATATCAGCACCTAGAAAAACTGCCCGATGGTGAATCTTTATGTCACGGTGATTTTCATCCAGACAATATCCTGCTCCCTAAAAAAGGCCCTATCATAATCGACTGGGCTGACGCTACAAGAGGAAACAGAATGGCTGATTTAGCTCGCACTCTGCTCATCTTACGTTTCGGCGGTCTATCCGAGGATATATCTTCAATAAATTTAAGAACGATTTTATATGTACGTAAATTTTTAGCAAAGTACTATAAAAATAGCTATAATAGACATTACGCTTTTTCAGCAGAATCGTTGAACAAGTGGATGGTCCCTATTGCTGCAGCAAGGTTGAGTGAAAAGCTTCCACACCACGAAAAAAAGAAGTTAGTTTCTATTGTTCAAACTTACTTAAAGGATGAAGGCTTTTGAAAAATAAATATTTGCTGATGCTTCT is from Fictibacillus sp. b24 and encodes:
- a CDS encoding glycosyltransferase family 2 protein produces the protein MVTVISQLWLELLRVFGWFILFYMSGVVLFYGLLFVLAAFQLKREEKIDSFERYEDYMDASYTKPVSIIVPAYNEELGIKGSVRSLLSINYPEFEVIVVNDGSNDRTVETVIEHFQMKKVKKVIQTRLETMTIKGVYQSVIYPNLWLVDKLNGGKADALNAGLNVSSYPYFCSLDGDSVLERDAFLKVMKPIIDSDETVIASGGSIRIANGCDIHEGQVESIGLSRNPIVIMQVIEYLRAFLMGRIGLSRYNWLLIISGAFGVFSKKWVIEAGGYKRDTVGEDMELVVRLQKLIKDKKENKKIVYVPDPVCWTEAPEELKYLHRQRNRWHRGLFDSLWIHKKMLFNPKYGSIGMVSLPYFWLIELAGPVVELCGYLFVILSFFLGGIYIEMALLFFLLSVLIGSLSSMGAVILEEWSLRKYPKISDIVKLFGYSLTETLWYRPLTVVWRCQGLIQAIRGKKSWGEMKRKGISGGISQ
- a CDS encoding HEAT repeat domain-containing protein; this encodes MMLSQEILLLVWMAIALLSALTGMFLYLVIKKAFEISQEKEIKNYMEQIHKTVYAYLYQQQNSRHLVPDSSIKYIAIERLLTEYSTVIEGDGKERISQLADELFHDRYKVVLHQNKWSSRMNVLYKIDGFRMRALSEVLKQMLSDEKTTKEEKLIIFRCLSNNQDDALSELFQSVAVPLSVLEYRSILNRMNEKTFIRIVDDYLLYPDRLKLAIIDMIGIQKKLDFVLFLESQLSDESFEIRIRSMKAIGEVGYLSDSDVVEQFARSDQWEERLMAAKVIGKTRVVNGLDVLDTLIRDSSWMVRAQAAKAFLSYTDGLERLYDIRFTSDDTFARDMASEWIERGIDDGYSY
- a CDS encoding GGDEF domain-containing response regulator, which translates into the protein MDSKLSKYQLMLEKKIKQQIHEWKQAQSIVTNEELHQFLHTITGTAGTISLQEISNAAAQLMNKINEAEQKSWSSDDAVHFLSPVTNLFAPSKVLTVPTEHTPLSEQNKPLLLIVDQDIPYLIHSKEKLENNGWAVVVSPTIEKALSMFYDLHPDCMIVSNSTEFGGDELIRQVRETLAHELIPVIVISSSNDKAQRIEAYKLGADDFMEKTMEWDEFAARIERQLKRSKSVKESLMKDELTKVYNRKFLNDVYQRISSEHTRHKESFSLIMIDIDFFKKINDTYGHTAGDHVLVKFADFVQSNLRGQDVVVRYGGEEFLVLMPYTKLMEAKDTACRLLEKLSQNVFTFQEHSFFVSFSAGVYEVSSPISLSEAVRTADSALYAAKENGRGRVETAIEQTEKKRRLKVAIIDDSEVIRKMLESFFKELEVEKYELEVYTYQDGVSFFEDEWHHTNDEYLIILDGVLPKMDGIEILTKLRQYPDSSRYTILMLTARKAEGDIVRALNLGADDYLTKPFSVRELEARVKVLVQRVK
- a CDS encoding serine dehydratase subunit alpha family protein, which codes for MITEKIYDLLEKELVVALGCTEPVAIALASATAKQYIGGEVTGISVKASGNVIKNALSVGIPGMNHTGIDFTAALGVIAGDPAKELRVLEGVTKKEEDYAVALVQGGIVSVSTAAGTEKLYIEVELKSSSDQVVVIISGDHTNVSYISHNGQVLVDQSKQSPSSTTTKDSFPELSIEDLYDFIIAVPLYRLDLVKRSVELNRAICEEGLANEYGLKVGKTLYDQTKKGILSDDIATYSMALSAAGSDARMAGSTMPVMANSGSGNQGIAVTMPVVAAAEKLGATEEKMLRAVTLSHLLSIYMKSKFGRLSALCGVTVAGASASAAITYLLDDNLDKMKAAIQNTLGNVSGMVCDGAKAGCAMKVATCSSAAVQSAILASNGLCIPSTNGFIEEDVEQTIENFCRLGNETSSTTDSVLLDMMVNKQR
- a CDS encoding MDR family MFS transporter — encoded protein: METAQKPLNTKLILAGLIIGMFFSALEQTIVGTAMPTIIADLNGFSIFAWVTTAYLITSTTVVPIVGKLSDLYGRRKLYLLGNFIFILGSALCGTANTMEELIIYRGLQGIGGGMIMPLSQTIIGDIFTAEQRAKWQGVFGAIYGLSSVIGPFIGGLMVDHISWHWIFLINVPFGMISTAMIVIGMKNETVRAAKGKVNIDYFGIFTLIPAVVLLLLGLTFGGDKFEWQSTTSYLLFSGFIVLLALFIIIEKRAVEPILNLSLFKNRVFATTNILGFLLGLGMFGAIMFVPMYMQGILGVSPTKAGSTMTPMMIALITASIIGGRLLLKLKFRTVLTAGMVITAVGFFLMSTMGVDSNEYTAYAYMVVLGFGMGLVMPTLMIAVQNEFPKSQLGEVTSASTFFRSIGGTIGITILNAVMNHSLTDKMSDAANSASNPILGNALQEIGKKTDAMFGILINPGLLPLPDELKTPVIAAIKDVWSTSFSSVFLTGLIFIAIGIVVALSVGKSRIVKEKSVDFEEQGNEDEQPSSNKLATE
- a CDS encoding TetR/AcrR family transcriptional regulator codes for the protein MKKDKRVEIIEKAIEMFAEKGFHATTVQEIATALNISKGGFYTYFPSKDELIIEIFDYYSEKMRSGMQQVSEDLCPKERMEKQLKVQLENYMAHKPFMQMHFREQNASIIKGIQLFIRKNFFEMSKWYENHFLQIYGVEIKPYLADIITICEGMKQSFIRAFMFNEEPVDLENFAPYLMERFDDVITGIQQTKRAPIIDKQVMDRKLKPWTEKEVIEEEVKELLNNMKDLIDQELIAEDLRNDYFQVLDFIAQEIKKEQPQKMLIQGMLANLREIKRIEKERERIAKVLNVQLL
- a CDS encoding phosphotransferase family protein, encoding MKQLHVIGEGSTAQIVALSPEKVAKLFYDHVPDHAIEHEYMIGKRISDTGLPVPFVYQIEHIIEKRALIYERINGFTMTSYFGSHPWQAIHLMRRMAKLQVGVHEKKLSSLPVQREVLLRKIESVHELNNDDKRKIYQHLEKLPDGESLCHGDFHPDNILLPKKGPIIIDWADATRGNRMADLARTLLILRFGGLSEDISSINLRTILYVRKFLAKYYKNSYNRHYAFSAESLNKWMVPIAAARLSEKLPHHEKKKLVSIVQTYLKDEGF